One window of the Desulfobotulus mexicanus genome contains the following:
- a CDS encoding transposase: protein ELGVEIVSPAMGKTPAGFSLTEFSFSDADEMIACPEGQKPKKIKNGKNDGKIVHFDKVTCEGCPRQSDCPVKILKNSATIKYDDKVLRLARRRVVEKTEGFRDVYRFRSGVEATMSDLDRMTGIKHLRIRGMTRVRVAAVLKVTGLNILRATAFRNRLKRVKRRGEGANTLKFALHKIVKERILHLPDSIHQFVRIFLSRNNLFNFSSQNMA from the coding sequence GAGCTTGGAGTCGAAATTGTCTCCCCGGCTATGGGCAAAACTCCGGCGGGTTTCAGTTTGACCGAATTCTCGTTTTCGGATGCAGACGAGATGATTGCCTGCCCTGAAGGCCAGAAGCCTAAAAAGATCAAGAACGGTAAGAATGATGGCAAGATTGTTCACTTCGATAAGGTCACCTGTGAAGGTTGCCCGAGGCAATCCGACTGTCCTGTAAAAATTTTAAAGAACAGTGCAACCATTAAGTATGACGACAAAGTTTTACGTCTGGCCAGACGAAGAGTGGTGGAAAAAACGGAGGGTTTTCGAGATGTCTACCGATTTCGTTCCGGCGTCGAGGCAACCATGTCCGACCTTGACCGCATGACTGGAATAAAACATCTGCGGATCAGGGGAATGACAAGGGTCAGGGTTGCAGCGGTACTCAAAGTGACAGGATTAAACATCCTGAGGGCAACTGCGTTCAGAAATCGCCTCAAAAGGGTAAAAAGGCGAGGTGAGGGGGCAAACACCCTTAAATTTGCCCTTCATAAGATTGTCAAAGAGCGCATTTTGCATCTACCAGACTCGATTCATCAATTTGTAAGGATATTTTTGTCCCGGAACAATCTTTTCAACTTTTCCTCACAAAATATGGCTTGA
- a CDS encoding recombinase family protein has protein sequence MRYVTYYRVSTAKQSRSGLGMEAQQQAVKDFLQYYGGQVIAEFVEVESGTSSERPQFQAAVSHALLSGATVLVAKLDRLARDLHIITGLQKMGVRFRLCDLPDVDPLTVHLLAAVAQHEAKMISARTKAALGAAKQRGVQLGNPELAEVRNRDTGAARRCRRAKIGEWNQRILPIIAQLESEGFTSGAAIARELNARGLQSQQGRFFDRAAISRIRRTAGKNMQPSKYMEDYHASTYFGR, from the coding sequence ATGCGCTATGTAACTTACTACAGGGTATCTACAGCCAAACAATCCCGGAGTGGACTGGGTATGGAAGCCCAGCAGCAGGCCGTAAAGGATTTCTTACAATACTATGGAGGCCAGGTGATAGCAGAGTTCGTGGAAGTGGAGTCCGGTACCAGCAGTGAAAGACCTCAGTTCCAGGCTGCTGTCAGTCATGCCCTGTTGAGTGGAGCTACTGTTCTGGTAGCCAAGCTGGATAGGCTGGCCAGAGATCTACACATCATTACGGGGCTGCAGAAGATGGGAGTACGGTTTCGTTTGTGTGATCTACCGGATGTGGATCCTCTTACGGTACACCTCCTGGCTGCTGTAGCCCAGCATGAAGCCAAAATGATTTCTGCCCGTACTAAGGCAGCACTGGGTGCCGCAAAACAGCGGGGAGTGCAGCTGGGTAATCCGGAGCTGGCCGAGGTGCGTAATCGGGATACGGGTGCTGCCAGAAGATGCAGAAGAGCCAAGATAGGGGAGTGGAATCAGAGGATCCTTCCTATCATCGCTCAGCTGGAATCTGAGGGCTTTACGAGTGGAGCTGCCATAGCCAGAGAACTGAATGCCCGTGGTTTGCAGAGTCAGCAGGGGAGGTTCTTTGACAGGGCTGCCATCTCCCGTATCCGGCGTACAGCGGGTAAGAATATGCAACCATCTAAATACATGGAGGACTACCATGCCAGTACTTACTTTGGACGCTAA
- a CDS encoding DUF2787 family protein: MDIKKQGYPLPISKELIEILTKEIRVSGNTDNKAVILNFRDTGYAPDTGGFHPVEIMVAEDGSIQYITDFTYVGYPPELAKELDFDFSLGIFQHMGKEFPIGYNHSLFCLWQVNFCSYYDMGVYTVKVEALS; encoded by the coding sequence ATGGACATAAAAAAGCAGGGATATCCTCTCCCCATCTCTAAAGAGCTTATAGAGATACTGACCAAAGAAATACGGGTATCAGGGAACACCGATAACAAGGCAGTCATCCTGAATTTCAGAGATACAGGGTATGCTCCCGATACAGGAGGCTTTCACCCTGTAGAGATCATGGTGGCTGAAGATGGCAGCATTCAATACATTACAGACTTTACCTATGTGGGCTACCCGCCTGAACTGGCAAAGGAGCTGGATTTTGATTTCTCTCTGGGTATCTTTCAGCATATGGGTAAAGAATTTCCCATAGGCTACAACCACTCCCTGTTTTGTCTCTGGCAGGTAAACTTCTGTTCCTATTACGACATGGGAGTTTATACGGTAAAGGTAGAAGCTCTATCCTGA